In the Lemur catta isolate mLemCat1 chromosome 22, mLemCat1.pri, whole genome shotgun sequence genome, ctggggaggaaggaaaataaaaccctTCACACCTACACATGTGCAGATTGCAGTTGGTCACTGTGTTATGGTTACATTTATTGATGTTTATCTCCCTTCAATCTAGCACAGATGAGGATGGGGACCACTTTGGCCTATTTCGGGTGGTATATGTACTATAGTCTCTGGTGATGTTAGATTATAAATCCGTGACACATTTTGTCCACTAAGAGTGACAAGCACATTTTCATATCATTCTTGTAACTGATTTTACATAGAGAAATTTAGTAGCAAGGACTCAAATGAGTACAAAGTATTATTCATGCTTTACTAGGTCCTTAGAGAACTCTGAAAAGTGGAAACTgtctaaaaatgaatttttaggccaggtgtggtggttcatgctataatcccagtactttgggaggccgaggtgggaggatcacttgagctcaagagttaaagaccagcctgggcaacacagtgagaatcgcttgagcctgggagtttgaggttgctgtaagctatgatgacgccacggcactctagccaggcaaaagagcgagactttgtctcaaaaaagcaagaaacaaataaataaaaataaacttttatcagaagattaagtaaatgaaaagaattattaaggagaaatatactttaagatgtttttcagttttaattataGCTAGATTTAACATCACACTTTAGTGATGTCAATGACATATAGAATGATAAAGGATGAAGTGTGAGCAGGCGGTTCATTTATTATTACATTACCTACCACCCTCAGAGGTTTGAATGCaactcctttcccttccctgggGATTCTTGATCTAGAAAAGAAAGGTCAGGGGAATCCTCCAGAGTGGTCTCCAGGCTAAGGTCCACTCGAATGGAGAATAAGCTGCAGATACCTTCTCCCAGTTTCAGGAGAGCTCTGCAAAGGGAGTGCACAAGTTACTTTCTGTCAAGTCAGGCAACCACCTTACTAAAAGCAGGTATAGCAAAGCAACCGTTCTGATGTTAATGCCCTGATGGTCAGCTTAGCTCTCACTTACTCACTTTACAAACGTGAGCACTAAATGCGTGCAGCATGGTGTATGAGGATGTGTGGAATTTGGGGAAGATGCAAGGATGAGAAACCACATCTGCTCTCCTGGAATCTACAGTCTCCTTTGTTTCAAGGAGGGGTGCGAGGGAGGGGACTTGTAAGACAGAGGGAGGAGTACATGAACCTAACATAGCACCAATACTCTGACCTTCtttgacattaaaataaaacaaataaaaaacaaagcacaTTACTCCTGAGAAACTATGACTTCAGTTTATGCGAGGCGCCAGGGTCCggtggaaatggaaagaaataattggGTGTTATGACCTCTTTTTTGACTACTGGCTACATGACTGTTATTTACTATTGGTTTCATTGgataggaaaaagacaaaaattttataCAGGAAAATAAACTCATAACAGAGAAAGAATAGAGACTGTACCTTATAAATTGGCATTCTCTCCAAATCTACCGCATTTAAAAAACCCAGTCATCAGATGATCcaagatagtaataataattgaTAGCTTTTTCCTAACAAAACATTCCaatctcttatttctttaaacaaatactttttttttttactactagGGACTATTTCTTGGATTTTTACCTGTGCTACTATATTTGCTCGTTTAAGATAAAGCAGTTAAGAAATTGAGAGGTGTGAcatgctatataaattttagatgtttttttaaaaacactaagcTACACTGTACTATACTACACTACTACCGTTCTAGTAATGTGTCCATCTGCCAAATTTAAGGCCACATCACTTACCGCTTTACCAAATCACACCAAATACGACACACAGACAGTTTGTTTAAGAAAAGTTTTACTAATGTGTTAATATTTCAGCAAAGTTATTGCAACGGGTTTAAAAGGCAGACAGACACACTATTACAGGCTGTAAAGTAACAAAAGTTTTTACACAATTACACATTATTACACAAACCTATGGGATTTGTTGAGTAACTAACAGACccgtaaaagaaattaaatctgaaAGAGTAAATCCAATATTAGCACCTACAATATCTCAAAGTAAAACTTTTAACTGTTTCACTTCCTCAATGTATTTCTTAACTTTCTCCGGAATACACTGCTCTCAAACCCCGAAGATGAGTAAAGGGCGTAAGAAGCCCTGATACTAAGAACGAACAGCCAGAAGGAGAGCTAGAAATATTGACTCAGACTGGAGAGTTTTACTTAGAAATAACTTAACTTACTGTACTTAACCCAATCATAAGATTTCTGTGTACTGAATACTGTATATGAGGAAATTCTGTGAGTTGTAAGGTTTGTCAGGAGGGATAgttaaaaattagtaatatacAGTATTATTCCTATCAAATTTTTTCTCATAAGTTATATTTATAAcaaaactataattaaaatatttattatacttgCTTATTACACATTCAGGGACACAGCAGGGACATTTATGTGTTTGATGGTTTAGCATCCACTTTATTGTGCTTACTTATTTTTGTAATGAACAAGCAACACATACCACATCTTCCCAACATTCAAGGTAATGAAGTAATAACATAaaattctccaaagaaaataattagaaattgcaTTAAATACTGCTTTAATTAGGAATAATtgctataataaaacaaataacattatacatttttttcaatgagCTTCAGTTTGAGAAACTGAATAGCAGAAATAGATCTTAAGATCTGAGTTATGGCAAAACTGGTAGTTCTTTGAAATCTAGGGGATGCATTAGCAAAACCACAGACACAGTCAACCCCTCACCAAAATCCTgaagaaaagcattttattaatttgggggaataAGACTGAATACTGGTTAAGCCATGACATGATGAAGCCCAAAGCCACCTAAAAAGCTGGCCCGAAGAATGGAGAGAACCAATAGTACATACTGGTGgcagagaagaaataaactttgcgctgggctgggctgaccaactgcatattttattaaatggctttgaataaaaaaagtgaaatgcTTCATTGTGTTTTTTCAGAAACTAATCAAAAGATTACAGAATCCTACACAATTTGGAGACACAAAGTGGATGCTGAGCGACTAGAGGTCACTCCAGGGGTGGAATTTTAGAAAGTTAGTCCTTGGAGTAAATGGCACCGTGGCTCTGGCAGCAGATACAAAGGAATGATGCTCTGGAGAGGAGGTAGGGACACTCTGCGATAGGCCCGTGGATAGATGAGGGTCCCAGCTGGAGGTGGGATCTATAATTAGAGGGGAAAAGTACAGGCTTTAGAAAGGAACGCCAAACAGAACTTCTAAAACCGTTTCTCTGACATCAACTGGTATGAGCTTATGGGATGTGGGTTATGTTCTATTAACCCAGGATTCTATCTAATAAAATCTGTACCACTTGTCTAAATGAGTATATAGCTCAATAGTTGGAAATTTAAGTCCTATACGTTTGGATCTCTGACCAACCAAATCACGAGAGGCAGGATGGCAGAAGGCCAAGTGCCAACCacagagccaggctgcctggattGCTACATACTAGCTGTTTAACCATGGACAAGTAACTtaagttctctgtgcctcagtttcctcatctgaaaaagagAGATAGCAGTATATacacctcatagggttgttgtgatgattaaaattAAGCATTTGGAATAGTGCCAAATAGCTGTTTGTTGTTATAGAATaatcatatatttcattttatataaagatgACAGAGAAAACACCAACAATgtatctaataataaaaatgtgaaaataaagatatatgttaagatattaaaaaaattaaacttaaaaagagcaaaatatttttgtttacagttccttttaaaaataaaagccatcccATGGTTTGTGTATTCTTTTGTTAAATCACTAATTTAATTCCTATATATTGCTCCCACCTGCAGATACCTTGCAGACTTAAGAAAAATggtagaaatgaataaattatttttagagttttCCTCCCTTCTCCAAGATCGCAGTCCATACCGGACCCTAGATCTAAAGAACACATAGCTCTGAAAACTAAATTATGTTAAACAAAAATATGTGCATTCGTGAAACTATCTACAAGTCCTTCCTGtaaatctttccatttcaaaCTTTTGCAGTTGCTTGAATATTGATAGATTAGCCTCTGGTGTGTAATTGCTCAAAACCCCACACTTCACAGCACCTCAGAAAACAGACTGTTACACAGTAACAGCTGCAAAATGAGTCATGACAAATGGGTTGTGCCAAGTCAATGCAGCTACAATCGATAAAATAAGCTTATTCCAATGGCATGTAACAAAAACCACACATAAGGTTCCTGGTTGCTCACTTGAAAAATACCAGTTTGGAAATTGTACATGAAAAAGTGTATGAACAAGTAACACTAAGTGTTCCAAAACAAagccttttaaagaaataaaacatatggcAGAGGATGTCATTATTTACATCTTTGGCTTTCAAGAATGCAGGTGACACGCTAGTGCTAAAGAAGGCAGCTTTGAGTGTCAGACGGCTTGCAGGACTGAATAAATGGTACAGGAGCAGacaaatgtattcttttaaaaagtattgaaaaagaacaaaagcagaTAAACATCCAGAATAATCTGAGGAACTCTTTCCTTCTCCATGTTCCTGCTGCTGTAAGTACTGAGAGGAAATATGATGTAAAACACAGGGGCTTTATGGGTAATCAGAATTGAGTTCATATCCCAACGCTCGTTAACTGCGTGACCTTGAGAACATATTTAATGTACTTGGACCTCGGTTTGCTCATCTATGAAACAGGGAAAATACTTTGCAGGGTTCTTTTGAGACTTAGAAGTACATTTGTACattacctagcacatagtaggtgccctcAAAAgggcagctattattattaattttgccCTAGAAAGAAGTATGTCCGCTCTGGTACATTCTATGTCTGTGCTGCCTGTTCATTAGAGACAGACACCTGCAAGCAAGGTCAATTAGAAAGTGCAGCAGCAGAACATGTGGAATGAGCACGTAACTGAAATCGGCAGAAGCAGGGAAGTGCTACTTTCTGCCACTTAGAAGGCTATGCTAATGTACTTATGGCTTCACCATGATTCTGCCTACAGATTCGTATTAGTACTAATTAGTTTCATACCTATTAAAGGATATTATTTGGATATACAagaacattaacattttaaacaaaggAGTAAAATTTATGGTTCTACCCAGTAGGTAAGTTTTCTTCTACAGGGCTCTGAAGCCACTTAAACATaacaaatgaaatattcagaatctccccaccccctctggaATGTTCCTTTGCTTATTAAAGTCATTTGTCATATAGGTATGTAAATCTCTGAACTGATTCTTATATGCAAAACTCAACTATTTAAATGCTTagaatagtttcaaaatattcaaGCAAGGCAAATATCACTCCCCTTCACCCCTGCtaccaaaaaaaacaaagtaacaacaaaaacagtCTGAAAATAATATGGGGGGGAGAATCAGGATTAAATTCTATATTACCAAATAGAACTTgcattaaatacacattttaaacatCAAGCTAATATGGTGATTAGCTTAAGCTAATACAGTGAATATACCACTATTTAACTACAtgatttactgatttatttaccATGCATCAAAGACAATTCATGCATCCTCCAAATTTACAAAAACTGCATATAaactatataatttcatatttacctttaattttatGGTTTATCTTCCACTGCTTATGCCTCTGTCTTCATAAATGGTAATTTCAATCTAAACAGCATGGCTGTTAAGAAAACACACTACAGAACATAACACATAAAACGGACTTGGCAAGATGGCATTATCTTCCGCACAAACTCTGTTTTCAAATTGCTTTGcttatgtttaaattattaaaactttttcCTATTAAACATAATGGTTTCTCCTTGGTGAAAACTTTAAGATATGCAATTGTTTCTGTTAATAGCATTCCACATATAGTTCCTTCCCAATATGGatgatttattttttggaaaaaaaaaaatctgaaaaggatGCTTTATTTGTAGAACTAGGGGGTTCTTAACTGAGAATCCATGCAGGTAATGAATTCAGGGATTCAAAAATGCCCTGAAATTATATGAAATCTTTCTCGGGACAGGGTTCGTGCCCCCTGAAAGTTTAAGAATCTTTGCTGCAGAGTATAATAAAACTGCTGAAATCACTATCAGCTGGAAAGTCTAGGATTATGTGAcctaggtattttttaaaaaatttatttacccATTACTCCAGTTATCAAGCTAAATTAgtttttttgcaattttatttaccaaattcACTTAGTGATTTTCAAAGCCCACTGCCCTCCAAAATATATGCACAATGTGTCAAAGGTAATGAAATTATACATCTGGCAGCTGTAACTAATTTCAACTCCTCAGATGAACCCAAGGAACTGCACTTCATTTGGAGGACAGGTCTCACCAACATTATGAGTTCATGCATTTCAAAGGGGCATCGGGTGCAGAGTTTCTGCAGCTGAAATGTGTTACTCCTGCCACCCTGTTATTGTTACAAGATGCCCCGAGAGCCACCGAGAGCTGGTAAGTAGAATACCACACCGTCCACAGAGACCTGCACAATGCAAAGGAGAGACGTGCTCTGAGAAAAAATGCTGGCAACAGGAGGCTTATAGTAAGCGTGTGATTCACATAGTAACTTCCTAAGGCAAATATAAGAGGTGGGAGTACATTCTCTCTAGCCAATgccaaatataacaaaaatttccttttataaatatttagaccTTATGATCTGGACTAAAAAGATACAACTCGAAGTCCTCTCTCAATAGGATCTGTCAGGAGGAGGCCTTGAGGAGCATATATCTTCTCATTCTGCTCTTGAATGTATTTGGAGACTTTCTTCAGAACCTGAGAGAAAGAAACACCacagatttttacaaattttatcaGACTTCTCTTTAGGTGTCAGCTAGATCTCAAAATATTCAGGCAGTGGAATTAGTTTTTAAGGCAAGTCATGTGGATACTCATATGGCAGAATACAGCTTGGATCACTCTGCTCACACCAGCTGCACACAACAGACAGCACAGCGTGGCGGCCGCTCCAAGTCAGAGGCAGCTCCAACGCAACTGCACACAAACGCAGGATGAGGACCAACCCCGCCTGTTTACCTCCCCATCACCTCAATCCTGGATGTAGAGACATACACAGACGATTATACACACAACAGCTAGTTGTGCTTCCCTCGCCCTAGTCATAAAGTGTTGTTCATGTGACATCTTCTAAAATCAAGGATAGTTCTTGGTCTTCTTTTCTACAAAACTTAGGGAAccattttttctctcctttgtacATTTTCATCAATTTTAGTAAAGATATAAGGTTGGCCTGTAACAAAAGGTAGCCCAGTCATTTGAAAACCGGAAAGcttatttcctttatataaagCATGTGGGCATTAGCAGCTGCAGAGTTTCTGATGACTACAAGTGTCTTGTATCATTTCCATTACTGCATGTAGTGCCATTCGGAGGCTTGCTCATTTCCTAGACAGGAACCTCAATTTATAAGTTTAGTATTAAGCTTGTAAAAGTCAAAGCAAATGTAGACAAAAACCAGATAAGATACAAAGGAACTTCTGGAAATTGCCAAATCTCCAGCTTTAATAAGGGCAATTCTGACACAGATaaggtagaagaaaataaatcttaaaagctATATCCAAAATCAAAGAGTTACATGTTTTTTTTCAGGCTCAAAGTCATCATAACCCCTTTCTGGCTCTAATGTTCAAAGAGGCTTTGATCCAGCTCTTTAAATTACTATATATTTCCTTAAATTCACACTATTAGCAAATGATAAAGTCACGAATGTGATCACAaccataaagggaaaaaagaactatatgaaaataaagttggaaattaaacaatgatTCATTATGGGTGTATAATGTACCAGGCCAAACTAACAAAGTGGGATGTCACAATTAAGATGCTTTGATACATAAACTGATTTAGAGTTTAAAACTCTGTATGGTTTGTATAAAGAATTTTCTTATTGAAGgagaataatttaaatagtttATTCAGGTTACATCTTTGGGGCTAATAAAATCTCTtgttttacactttttaaaaaagagcatgATATTACTGAAAGAGCAATCTGCATGGTTCTTTATGTAGTAAATTAAGAATACTGTTTCTAAAGAAGAGAtttgttttttcccctaattACCTGAAGCAATGCATATATGAGTCTCTTATTGTCAGCTCTCAAAGAACTTGAGCTGTGCTTGGTCTTtatgaacaacaaaaacaaaaatccttagGCACTATCTTTATATAATATCAGAGTTTGTCAATCATCCTAAAATAATGAATAAGAGGAAGTAGCCCATAAAGGCGCCCAACTCAGGATTCTCAGTCTTCTCTCCAATTTCCTTCGCAGCTCACCTGCAAGAATGGGAAACTGGACACTCGGCTCCAGTCCATAATACTAGGGGAGGCACTCAGAAAGTGCCTGCATGGCTGGTTTCAAAGAAAGGACTCCTTCAGAACAGCTTGGGTACATGAAGGTTACTAGTAAAGAAACAGCATTCCTGTATTTGGTTCAAACACAACTCTGTTTTGCAAGGTTTTATTTAAACTTTAGTAACATTCATGTGCACTTGGATATcagttcagaaagaaaacaattagttttctttttgtataagCTCCAAATCCTCTTACACTATTTTGGTGAAGGCAACACTGTCCTTAACAAGATGCTTTTAAACTCTTAGTCTCTTTAATAATAGAAAAGCATTAATACGAGTAAACTCATACTGCAGTCCCAGACACGACAATGCACCATTCTCACCCTAAGAAACCTTATGTTGACATTTTATTCATACTTTAGTTTTGGTAAATTGATGTCAGAACAGGCCATAATATTTATCAAATCCGTCCGTTATTCTCAAACCTTCAACAAAACCTCAATTTGTGTAATACCGACAAAATGAAACACAATCAAACCTCAGGAGAAACTACTGTTCTCCCTGAGAATAGTAATCTGGGGAGCTTCAATGAAAACAGCTTGATTCAGGCTAAGTGAGAACACCAGGACCTTGGTATTTTAGAACATATCCAAGTTCTCTCCtgtgtttgttttagaaattacAGCACATAGGCAGAAGGGATGTTTTCTAGTTGATGAACAAGCAGAGAGCTACTGAGAGGAGAACCTTCTACAAGCCCATTTGTTCCCTAATTATAATGGGTACCAACAATAGAGAAATAACACTGAAgtctttatcttcattttaattaaatcaataaatagcaCATTATAGGGAAAAATGCATGATTGTTCTAGTGAGTTTTAAAAGGCCTAtttacaatttcaaaaaatttaacaCACATGACAAAGTATAAGCACTATTACATTTGGCTTACTGTTCGTAGACTAGGGATTTTAGTGTTTAAAACAATAGAGAGTAAATGACTCAACCCTGTCATTTCATAAGTAGAAAATAATAGCACAGAAATTCCTAGGGAACaaactggggaagggagagggcagTTACctcacatttttattgttttatcaaaaatacaaatacacatttaaaaagttttcttttaaaagtgtggTACATTATATCACAATTATGACCATTCCAGTTATTAATTCTGCATGATCTAGTTACCCATGTCcactttctttaagaaaaaaatcacctatttaaaaaatgtggctaTGCCTTAAGTCTTGGTTTCTTAATTTTACTTGGCTTTTACTtgctttatattatttgttttataaaaagataCAGGGAGACTATCTGAACCTATTCTGGTCTGGAGGTCTGCCCGTAAAAAttaaaaacgaaaacaaaaatgaaagagactTTGATTAGGCCTATAAAGTAGtacattatatattatctataaatgcaagttaaaacatTACTTCACGTCACTTAAAACCTATCTCAAGAAAACATTGTTTATTAAGCATTAACCGTTCCTGGTCCAAGCTGTACCATCTTTCCTCTGGAATTTGGTGGAGCCTCCTAACTTGTTAAGCCTTTTTCCACAGAGCAAAGAGATCTCTTTAAAACGAAAATctggccgggctcagtggctcacgcctgtaatcctagctctgggaggccaaggcgggtggatcgctcgaggtcaggagttcgagaccagcctgagcaagagtgagaccccgtctccactaaaaatagaaagaaattatctggccaactaaaaacatatatacaaaaaaaaaaaaaattagccgggcatggtggctcatgcctgtagtcccagctactcgggaggctgaggcagtaggatcgcttaagcccaggagtctgaggttgctgtgagctaggctgacaccacggcactcactctagcccgggcaacagagtgagactctgtctcaaaaaaaaaaaaaacgaaaatcTGATCTTATCACTCTCCTTCTTAAAACCTTGAGTACCTTTCCACTGcaccaaaaattaaatttaaacttctTTCCATGGAGTACATACTCATGTACGATATGGATCCTGCTTTATTCTCCAAATCCACCTCTAGCCGTTCAgggcccctcctctctcctgctgaACCGCCTTCTCTCAGTTCCCGAGACCAAGTGAGCTCTCTGGGCCTTTGTGTATTTCATTTCTCAGCCTCAGTGCCCCAGGATTTTCGTCCTTCAAGTAACAGCTTAAATGGCACGACGCCAGAGGCCTCTTCTTACCACAGGGTCTAAACTAGGTTCTGCCTATCTTCTGTCATAGGCCAGTTTGTTTCCTTCCAGGAACTTGTCACAATGTATAACTTTGTTCGCTTTGTTGCCTTGTTCTTATCAGTTGTTACCACTAAATTATAAACTCCACTAGGTCAGCAACCACGTTTGCCTTGTTCAGTTATGTCCCAGCACACtgcttagcacacagtaggctttcaataaatatttatcaaatgaatgaatccCCTGACCCTTCCCTCACTAAGTACATTAGACAGAAGATACTAAGGCTGAACACAGACTGAAGGCTGCTACTGGTCCTCGATAACTTATTTTGAAAGTCACACAGGAATGAAAGCTGCTTCTCTATGTGATATGGAGAAGGATATAAGGTACTATACTTAAATATACCCTTTTACAGTAGATagaattataataacaataagaGAATACACGTCAGGATGCTCATGCAGAATACAGCAGCACTTTCAGCcaacatatcaaaatatcttAGCTGCAACTATATCCACTCTCTACTGCATGGAGTGCAAGACATTTCTGTCAGGTGGGGTATAATATATTCTCACAGCATTTCATTTCTACACATTGTCAGAATTTAGTGATATATCAGGGGTTTACTGTGATTAACTTAAGTACCTTCTCTTTCCAGCTGGCTGCTGGACCCATGAGTTGCTGGCTTCTCAACTTAAGATGTCCAGAAGTCAAACCTCCCACCTCCACATTTTGTTTAATAGCACACCTGCCTTTTCAATACCATCTTCAGGTGTGGGGGATGAAGAGGGAAAAGTTATTCAGTTCCCTAAGACTGAAATCTAATGCACATTCATTTAATACACAGCCAACGAGTGCCTAATAGACCCAAGGCATGGTGTTAGGCATTAAGAAGGATACAAAAATGGTTAAGGCATTGTCCACAAGAAAAATACACACTCAAAGGGCAAATAAGACAAGAACATGAACTGTCTCATCCCAAAGCAGAGAGTGAGAAGTGCCAGAGAACAGatgcaaataaaatgttttagggACACATAGAAGAGAAAGGCCAGGGAAGGTCTCTGACTTAGCAGGAGCGGCAGAGGAAGTAAGGCTATGTTTTATTAAGACAGCAGCAGATAGTTTGGAAAAGcaaaaggagggaagaaatgagATTAGTCAGAATACTTTAACGGTCTAGGAGAGAGATAAGGGCACAACCTGGGATACTGGCAGAGGATATCAGTAAAAGTTAATGCATGGGAAAATTGAAGATATATCAGTATTTGGGAGAAGAGAAAACAAGACCTTAGGTGAAAGGTAAGACTGAAGATAGAAAATTGGGAAATAAAGCCAAAGGATTCTCAGAAAGCTGGGTAGAATGAGAACGTATAGATTTTCTATATTCTTCTTAAGTCTAGGCCAATCTGAGCATCAATATGTCAATTGCAAATGGACATACCAATTTTGACCTGTTTCTGAAAGACTCAGGACTTTCCTATGTGCTCTGGACGTAGAAGCAACAAAAtctgaattattattaatataactgcCCCCCAAAATTTTATGGCAATTGTTACCATGTAATCATCTCTTTACGATTTTAAGAGATTTTGTGAAAACAAATGTAGTCTTACCTTCTCGTAATGAGTTTCCATGCATAAGAAAATGGTATATGCTGTTAAACAAGCCAAACAGCCTTCAAGATAGGATTGGCCCCCAAGCTTCTCAGCTTCTGCATAAAGGTTATTTAGGGTTCGAACTGTTTCTTCAAACTGCTGCCTATCAATCTGTAGGgaaggaagaatttaaaaataaattttgagaaaaaagatCAGCAACTTATTAATGCTTGCTATCACTAACTTATCTTGCTATTTTGTCAAAATTCTTATCTAATAGTTGTTAAACAATTTTTTAGGTGATTAAATCCAGACCTAAGTTCCTGAAACTGCTTAGGGTTTAATTTTATCCCTTTTATGGGTATTGGATATCTTCAAGGCTCAATATGGTACATTACTCTTTCTACTGAATTTCAAGTAAACTTcattatacattcttttcatctacttacattcacatttactgagcacctactattagATACTATGACAGGCCTTAGAGAAAGATGAATAAGGCACTGTCTTTAAACCTTCAGAACTTACAGTTATGCAAGCAGAACAGATC is a window encoding:
- the GOLGA7 gene encoding golgin subfamily A member 7 isoform X1, giving the protein MRPQQAPVSGKVFIQRDYSSGTRCQFQTKFPAELENRIDRQQFEETVRTLNNLYAEAEKLGGQSYLEGCLACLTAYTIFLCMETHYEKVLKKVSKYIQEQNEKIYAPQGLLLTDPIERGLRVIEITIYEDRGISSGR
- the GOLGA7 gene encoding golgin subfamily A member 7 isoform X2; the protein is MRPQQAPVSGKVFIQRDYSSGTRCQFQTKFPAELENRIDRQQFEETVRTLNNLYAEAEKLGGQSYLEGCLACLTAYTIFLCMETHYEKVLKKVSKYIQEQNEKIYAPQGLLLTDPIERGLRVFRLKLPFMKTEA